A DNA window from Arachis hypogaea cultivar Tifrunner chromosome 18, arahy.Tifrunner.gnm2.J5K5, whole genome shotgun sequence contains the following coding sequences:
- the LOC112771378 gene encoding putative pentatricopeptide repeat-containing protein At1g03510 isoform X3 — translation MGSYSTNLTRLLSFTKHISSHISGGRHEEALAVFRHMHSSLALTLDAHVFSLILKSCTALNRPQLGTSIHAHVSKASFLSNQFVASALVDLYGKCVSVSSARQLFDEIPSRNVVVWNAMISLYSHSHEVGNALQLFQAMDIMPNESTFNSIIAGMARLDDGSFKAIAFYRKMIELGLKPHLITLLALLPAAVGVAALNLIKEIHGYAIRNDIDSHPQLSSGLVEAYGRSGCLMHSHDVFWRMKERDLVAWSSLISAYALHGRARDALEIFKQMEFAKVQPDGITFLGVLKACSHAGLADEALYYFTRMYKDFGVEPNSDHYSCLVDVLSRAGRLHEAYQVIQEMPVKVTAKAWGALLGACRNFGDLELAEIAARALSEIEPDNPANYVLLAKMYASVGRQEEAEKIRMLMKEQGVKATTGSSWVVYSE, via the coding sequence ATGGGATCTTACTCTACCAACCTTACACGCTTGCTTTCATTCACCAAGCACATATCCTCCCACATAAGCGGTGGTCGTCATGAAGAAGCGCTTGCTGTTTTCCGACACATGCATTCATCTCTTGCCTTGACCCTTGATGCCCATGTCTTCTCCCTCATACTCAAATCCTGCACTGCCCTGAATCGCCCCCAACTTGGCACTTCAATCCATGCTCATGTCTCCAAAGCCTCCTTTCTTTCGAACCAGTTTGTTGCCAGCGCGCTTGTGGATTTGTACGGGAAATGCGTCTCTGTTTCTTCTGCACGCCAGCTGTTTGATGAAATTCCCAGTAGAAATGTAGTTGTGTGGAATGCAATGATATCGCTCTATTCACATTCTCATGAAGTGGGTAATGCTTTACAGCTGTTCCAAGCCATGGATATCATGCCTAATGAATCAACTTTCAATTCAATTATAGCTGGTATGGCAAGACTGGATGATGGGTCATTCAAGGCTATAGCATTCTATAGAAAGATGATTGAACTTGGATTGAAGCCACACTTGATAACCCTTCTTGCTCTGCTTCCTGCTGCTGTTGGGGTAGCAGCTTTGAATTTGATTAAGGAGATTCATGGTTATGCAATAAGGAATGACATCGACTCCCATCCCCAGTTGAGTAGTGGTCTAGTTGAGGCGTATGGCCGAAGTGGTTGCCTTATGCATTCGCATGATGTGTTTTGGAGAATGAAGGAAAGGGATTTAGTTGCATGGAGCAGCTTGATATCTGCATATGCTCTCCATGGGCGGGCAAGGGATGCTTTAGAAATCTTCAAGCAAATGGAATTTGCAAAAGTGCAGCCTGATGGGATTACTTTTCTTGGGGTTTTGAAAGCTTGTAGCCATGCTGGATTAGCTGATGAAGCCTTGTATTATTTTACTAGGATGTACAAAGATTTTGGTGTTGAACCAAATAGTGATCATTATTCGTGTTTAGTTGATGTTCTGAGCAGGGCAGGCAGGTTACATGAAGCATATCAAGTTATACAAGAGATGCCAGTGAAAGTCACTGCCAAAGCATGGGGTGCCCTTCTTGGGGCTTGTCGGAACTTTGGTGATCTGGAATTGGCAGAGATTGCGGCTAGAGCTTTGTCAGAGATTGAGCCTGATAATCCTGCCAATTATGTGCTGTTGGCAAAAATGTATGCTAGTGTTGGGAGACAGGAGGAAGCTGAGAAAATTAGAATGCTGATGAAGGAGCAGGGAGTGAAGGCAACAACTGGAAGTAGTTGGGTTGTGTATTCAGAATGA